The following coding sequences are from one Peromyscus eremicus chromosome X, PerEre_H2_v1, whole genome shotgun sequence window:
- the CXHXorf66 gene encoding LOW QUALITY PROTEIN: uncharacterized protein CXorf66 homolog (The sequence of the model RefSeq protein was modified relative to this genomic sequence to represent the inferred CDS: inserted 2 bases in 2 codons; deleted 2 bases in 1 codon; substituted 3 bases at 3 genomic stop codons) yields MIIAFNFTCFCLIYCNYMIKEVPSPGGLNKENMAAISSWVPKVSSCQPDMIPEDILQTQPVLLNXDQTSRPSCQEKLSVSNSAVKSIXPSSLEKPCMPSNAQRPARYSNIDKSSIPCTVKKSSRXIRFERPTKSSSCQRLHKSHYLEKSYKKHNLKKSYKLTHTCKLASQVNSSNSKKQSPPWLAILQSSNMLATQSCPSVSHNQILSTKPSSIKKLNQSHGYYDLKXPVSTGKAVLPRGHLSDKVCXYYQEKCLICNTFGLLSDLLGPNKGHVGNPHVSRKMKPSPKSFYETDHKYSEPKYQYNSYQDNESNDTMKTQDSKNSDAEIVVYL; encoded by the exons ATGATCATAGCCTTCAACTTTACCTGTTTTTGTTTAATCTATTGTAATTACATGATCAAGGAGGTCCCATCACCAGGAGG GCTcaacaaagaaaatatggcaGCTATATCATCCTGGGTACCCAAAGTATCATCTTGTCAACCTGATATGATACCTGAGGACATTCTACAAACTCAACCTGTGCTATTAAATTAAGACCAGACATCTAGACCCTCATGTCAAGAAAAACTATCTGTATCAAACAGTGCAGTAAAATCAATTTAGCCTTCAAGTCTAGAAAAGCCATGCATGCCATCCAATGCACAAAGACCAGCGAGATACTCAAATATAGATAAGTCATCCATACCATGCACTGTAAAAAAGTCAAGTA CAATTAGATTTGAAAGGCCAACCAAGTCATCAAGCTGCCAAAGATTACATAAGTCACATTACCTGGAAAAGTCATATAAGAAACACAACcttaaaaaatcatataaactCACCCACACCTGTAAATTAGCTAGTCAAGTCAATTCATCCAATTCAAAGAAACAGTCA CCACCATGGCTAGCTATTTTGCAATCTTCAAATATGCTAGCCACACAGTCTTGTCCATCAGTCTCACATAATCAAATCCTGTCCACCAAACCCTCCAGTATAAAAAAACTGAACCAGTCACATGGATACTATGATCTGA AGCCAGTGAGTACAGGAAAGGCTGTGTTACCCAGGGGGCATCTATCAGACAAAGTTTGCTGATATTATCAGGAAAAATGCCTTATTTGTAATACTTTTGGACTTCTCAGTGATCTTTTGGGGCCAAATAAGGGACATGTTGGAAATCCTCATGTTTCAAGGAAAATGAAGCCATCTCCCAAGTCTTTTTATGAAACAGATCACAAGTACAGTGAACCAAAGTACCAGTACAATTCTTATCAAGATAATGAGAGCAATGATACTATGAAAACACAGGATAGTAAAAATAGTGATGCAGAGATAGTCGTTTATTTGTGA